The following are from one region of the Nicotiana tabacum cultivar K326 chromosome 3, ASM71507v2, whole genome shotgun sequence genome:
- the LOC107760228 gene encoding uncharacterized protein LOC107760228, with protein MFFYLTTLSLQKFIKEDVPVLPESTPENGHFIVTEAWKHLDFLCKNYNLSGLEDDLYNVYSNVETLKELLEASENKYKTEDAGLKKSVAVKFLDYKMVDSKLVITQVEELQVIIHDLLAEGLDINEAFQVAAMIEKLPPLWRDFKNYLKNRCKEMKLEDLIIRLRIEEDNKAAEKKTRGNSTIIEANIVETAPTNLKKQKKSSGPNNYPNRKKFKGNHHNYGKVGYKAAECRAPKKEKKGQENMIQTNDNIDDLCTLLSE; from the exons ATGTTCTTCTATTTGACTACTTTgagtctacagaagttcatcaaagAAGACGTTCCAGTTCTGCCGGAATCAACTCCTGAGAATGGACATTTTATTGTGACTGAGGCATGGAAGCACTTAGATTTCTTATGCAAAAATTACAATCTTAGCGGACTAGAGGATGATCTTTACAATGTCTATAGTAATGTGGAAACTTTGAAAGAATTATTGGAGGCATCAGAAAATAAGTATAAAACTGAGGATGCCGGTTTGAAAAAGTCCGTTGCAGTCAAGTTTTTAGACTATAAGATGGTAGACAGCAAGCTTGTCATTACCCAAGTTGAAGAGCTACAAGTCATCATTCatgatctccttgctgaag GTTTGGACAttaatgaagcatttcaagttgcagcaatgattgagaagttgcctcctttaTGGAGGGATTTTAAGAACTACTTGAAAAATAGGTGCAAGGAGATGAAACTCGAAGATCTCATCATTCGATTGaggatcgaagaggacaataaagccgCAGAAAAGAAGACACGTGGGAACTCAACAATTATAGAagcaaatattgttgaaactGCTCCAACTAATCTGAAGAAGCAGAAGAAGTCTTCTGGACCAAACAACTATCCCAACAGGAAGAAATTCAAGGGAAACCACCACAACTATGGAAAGGTTGGATACAAAGCTGCAGAATGTCGTGCtccaaagaaagagaagaagggtcaagaaaatatgattcaaacaaatGATAATATTGATGACTTGTGCACTCTGTTATCTGAATGA
- the LOC107760227 gene encoding uncharacterized protein LOC107760227: MYIAARSQFQKVTWKNLVLGDVTIPRHLFILWLALNQRLATVDRLAKWKIDVPKECVLCTSQKEETLDHLFFECAYARSIWAALVGWLKEKHNVGSWEHELKWLIKRTNNSRPRAQVLTFLFAATVYYTWMERNKRRFQNQCITYAKRVREIALQLHIKGQNMSKWKSMLEQLNRYSSGNNV, translated from the coding sequence ATGTATATAGCAGCAAGGTCTCAATTTCAGAAAGTTACATGGAAGAATCTTGTGCTGGGAGATGTTACTATACCAAGGCATCTATTTATTCTGTGGCTAGCTCTCAACCAAAGGTTAGCAACAGTGGATAGACTGGCAAAATGGAAGATTGATGTGCCGAAGGAATGTGTGTTATGCACTAGCCAGAAAGAAGAGACGCTGGATCACCTTTTCTTTGAATGTGCTTATGCTAGATCAATATGGGCTGCATTAGTAGGCTGGTTGAAAGAAAAACACAATGTTGGAAGCTGGGAACATGAATTAAAATGGTTGATCAAGAGGACAAACAACAGCAGACCACGAGCTCAAGTTCTCACATTTCTATTTGCAGCAACAGTTTATTACACATGGATGGAGAGGAACAAAAGAAGATTTCAGAACCAGTGTATTACATATGCAAAAAGAGTTCGAGAAATAGCCTTGCAACTGCATATCAAAGGCCAGAACATGAGCAAATGGAAGTCAATGTTAGAACAGTTAAATAGATATTCTAGCGGAAACAATGTATAA